GAATACAGCTATTACTGCCTGAGCTGACcaggataaaacaaacaaaaggtgtgAATTAGCATGCATTTTGAGTGTGACCTGCTTAAATGCAGATTGTGCAAACTCTGGGTTATATTTGAGCCATTTGTCTGTCTAAATAGGTCAATGTCAGTGAACAAACTAATGAATGCATAAAACGGATACAATAAAATTActaggttttattttttattgttctaaTGCTTGTAAGATATTGCATCACAGAAAAACTGTGGGGTAATTTGTGTGGAAAGCCATTAAGACTAATTTACTTGCCTTAACTGATTTATTGCATTTAATTcaagtattctgattctgtgGCTCAGATAATACACTGCTATACAGAATTGGATCTCTATAAATCTTATCCCAGCTTTTGGCTAAATGCATGCAGCTTGCAATAGTATACCAACTAAACGGAATATAAATAGAACTGGTAGATACCCAGTAGTTTAAGCAGACTTGCGCTTTTTACTCTGTAGTTATCATCGCCActaaaaacagttttcatgCATGACAGAGTATTTACTGCAGCTGTCAAAGACTGGCCGTCTGATCGCAGATTAAACCATGTGGCATCGATTAGTTTATCAGAATGACAGAGTCCTTCCGTTTTACTGCAATTGAAAAACAGCAGAGTACCACAGTGACAACGCAAAAtgtcctgtttttattattccaCCATCAGAGGCCCTGCAGAAACTACGCAGACATTTCAAGCTGTCAGTGTCATTCACGTGAAAGCGAGGTGAATTTTACAGCGAGCCATCCATTGATGTGGGCAGGGCACTGACTTGGCAGCGCTGCTATCGCTAGTTACAATGTCCCAAATGACGCACATAAAGCTAGCAGGCTAAGCTAACTTCACACCATACTGTAATTGAATAAATGTTCTGTGACTACACATAGTAATTTGATCTTTTATGGTTGGTTTCCTTTTCTGCAACGACGGAAGCATACATCTGTTTCACGGCGTAAGCGTGGTTTGTGAAAAGGGGTGGAGAGATAGGTAACGCTGGGTCAACAACATACCAAATAGCTTAGCAACCAGCTAGCCACCGCTCGAGTGCTAACCCCAGCCTTCAAACTGCTGGTTTTCGGCGAAGTGTCGGCGAAGGCACGATGCTGCCACTTTAAAAGGCATTTGGACTTACTGCGGAGGTTGTTGACAAGCTCTGCATGACTGGCTCCTCCAGATTTCCAGGCCATTATTAAGCAGACTTTGCGGAGTAAGTAGACAGCAGCTGTCAGTGCCGCGCCTGCGCCAACTGTTTTACCGATGAAGCTGACAACCTCCAGAGCAGACGGCGAAGCAGCGGATACGTCACCAGACATCCAAATTATTCTATTGCAAGGCCGCGTTTGAGACACACCCGCGACcacaaaacagtcattttattaGTTATTCAATCTGTTCGGATGTGTGTCGAGGCCAGCATAAATTGAAAGGGGAAAAGGCACATTCCTCTTTCACTCAGTGCTTTATCAGATTTGCCGCAGTAGCATAAATGGCTGCCGCTAGGTGTCGCAAGACACTGATGCATTGCGAGAAAGGCTGATATAGTTGTTTGGTCTTATTCCGCCACCGTAGTTACGTAGGCAAAAGCAGGCGCGTACGCTTCTGTCTTGTCAATAAATGCTAAGCTAACATAGACAATAGTTTGTACATTTTAAGTTGCAGAAACACtttctgtttccatggagaGTATAAATGCTAAATACGTGTCCCAGAAAATTAGCAAGACTAGATGGCGCCCAGTATCGTACTCGAATTTGCAGCAACCAGATATCTTTGCGACTGGCTCGTGGGACAACGAGGTTGGCAAGTTGgcagttaaattaattttgagTGGACCTAGAACTAATACGAAAAAATATatgcttttgtgtgtttattactATTTAAGCTCACCTACATACTTTACAAATGGCTATTTATTAACACGTGTTATGGTCcgcaaaatgttattttccatTCTTTTACTTCATAATGTGTGTTTCTAACAGGACAACAAGATTTCCATATGGTCCATTGGGGGTAATGGGACTTCTGGGTTGGAAGACGAATTTGAAGGAGATCCACGTCTTTTATGTGACCACAAGCACGATGGAGATGTTCTTGATCTTCAAGTAAGATGCCCACTTGAATGTGGAATGAGTTGACCAGCAATGCGCTGTTTTGAATATTATATCACCATTCCCTAGGACTTATAGTTAGTACTTGAAATgcctttctttattttgataATTAAGTTTACCTCTTTTATAGATTTAAATTCTatcattctttttattataattgcCTTTTCTTACAGTTTTTGGACCAAGACAGAATTGTCACAGCATCATCAACAGGAGCAGTAACCATCTTTCGCCACCACCAAAACAGTCAGGTAGAGttcatttttacatataattgCCATAAGAAGCTTTTTTGCTTTGAGAGTCATTGTGGAGGCGTTCTGCTAAGCACAGAAAACATCAAacttcaaataaacaaataacatcTTCAAAGTTTTAATACTGTGGATAGGACAGGAAACTAAACATGAAGTTAGCATTAAAactttctcctgtttttttgtctgtagTGGAAAGCTGTAATCACCGCTGGGGTAGTGGAGATCCAATTAACTTGCCAGAGCATCCCCCTGTACCAGTGGGACTATTTTCCTcattatgaaagaaaaataattacaactTATATTCTGTCCTAGAAGTATGTTTTGTCAAAGCTTTTAATGAACCtgcatttaaaagggaaattcaaCCATGAATGTATATGATACCAACATGGTCCAGCTTAGGAAACAAATGGTTGGACGAACTGCTGCATGGGATATGTAGTACTCTTcctatttaaatttatattccTTCTCTGTCCTGGCCATAGACCATCTCAGTTTCTCAAAAGTGGGCAAGAGCACACCGCTACCCCAGTGACAATGCTCCCTGCACTGGAGTCGCATGCAACAGTCCTGAAATTGTATCAGTTGGTGAAGATGGGAGGATCACCATCTTCAGAGCTGACCAGGAAGAAGTGATTCGAGTCATAGGTGGGATGAAGATTACTCTGTTGTATGACATATCAGCATATTTCAAGTCACATgaaatttacatgtttatggaaTGTGACTTTTGATAGAGAATGCCGATAGCAGCACAATTCATGCTGTGACTTACCTGAGGACAACAGATATTTTGACTGTTAACTCCATCGGCCAACTGAAGCTGTGGgatttaagaaaacaaagcaccTCACCATCCCAGATTCTATCCCTGTAAGATCTCTATCTATGTATTACagcgtgtgtgttttttctatttgctgagttatttattaatttgtttttataattttttaatatattgtttACCAGGTCAGGAGAAAGAGTTCCTTTGCATTGTGTTGACAAACATCCAAACCAGCAACACATTGTGGCCACAGGAGGCCAGGATGGTATGCTTTGTGTCTGGGATGTGAGACAAGGCAACACACCCTTCTCACTTATGGAAGCCCACTCAGCTGAAAGTAATACTTTTAAACGGTCAatctgactttaaaaaaaaatgaccttGAAAGGCCTTGTGTATGTTAAGAGACTTTGCTATGTTTTTCCAATCAGTGTGGGAGGTCCATTTCCACCCGACAAACCCCGATCATCTGTTCACATGCTCAGAGGACGGCTCATTGTTGCACTGGGAGACTTCCTCTCATTCAGACATGCCCTCCTTCCTACAAGGCAAGTCAAATTCACAAtgaaaatattatgtttaatcAGAGATTATTCTGCCATTGTTATTCTATTTAgccatttttaaacacaaaaaaactaatGCTTGTAAAGAGACATCGTCCTTTTTTGCTATGGAGATGCAATGTAAAAGTAAGTACTATAATGGAagaaattcatttaatttaggggtgtttttgtttttttaaactacagtaTTATTACCAAAGTGagtttagattttgttttcctcctccTGCCTTTAATGCACAAAGAAGCATTCCTCCAATGCATTTACTTGAAGTACTTggaatatttattgtatttctttttgtttgttagctTCTGTCTTTCCAAAATGTAAACTGTCACCAAATTATATCAACCAATCGCTTGAAGAGATTCTAATCATACATGATGTGAGAGTACAACCAAATTAATTACCTTTATAAAGTCCAAACTGCCATATCACTCAATGGTTAACAAGCTGGTATATGATGACacatcaatattattattatagttattGTAGTTATCTTCTGTAGTCACgctgtaataattttttttatgtattgccAGGTGGAAGGAACAACAGCATGATCTCTCGCAGTGCAATGGCCCCAGCTGGAGGGAACCAGTCCCTCATCAGTGCTTGGCTTAGTGGAGACTCCAGTAAAGGCCGTCTAGAAACAACACACATGCTGCCCAGCCAGACGCTATCCGTCAACAGTTTGGATGTGCTTGGACCATGTCTAGTTTGTGGGACTGACGGAGAGGCTATTTTTGTCAACAGACAGGTcccagtttaaataaaacatcttttttgtgtgtagtACAAAGGATGAAGATTTGcatttgttttccatttcagGCACAACATAAGgctgttgtcttttttattatttaaaagttgCCAAAAGTGCTATATTATAATACATTTGGctttacttgtgtgtgtgtctgatacGTTTTGCTTCATGAATTGCTGTTGCATTGATTAATTATTGTGGATTATGTTTTTCTAAGTCATTCCAAGCAAGGTGGTTCAATTCAACAATACATTTTATACAGATTACATTTATAgcagtaagaaataaaaatatttgaaaaaatctTATGACTCAAGTTATCATTGaccattttattattatgattattgatACTAAAATTGAAAGTTACGTTTTCAGATTCTTACTGCAAATTTAGTTCTTGTCTATTTACGATTCAATGAATTGTATATAAACACAAGAAGCTACAAAAACAAGCAGCATCCGGGTACCGTAAGTaaagttttacatgtttatgtaatACAATCTCAGGAAACTTCCGGTCTTGCATTTCAAATTAAAGATACAGCATGAAACTGTTGTCGAGGTTAGGGTCCCTTCCCTTTGGTAATTATTGATGTCTGAGGGGgaaaaaactactaaaagaaaactttaacgCCTTATTTTCAGTATATAGTTACAGTATCTTCTTGTTATCATGCTCGTGTTAAACATAGTTTCAGAAAGTGCTTTTGGAAAACCGGATGTGTGAGGCGTTCGCTTTgaatggaagttttttttttttttttcctgctgatgtaCTTGTCATTCAGACATCCCAGGAATTCAGCACGACTAGGAGCCAACCAGCACGGCACAATAAGGACTTTATAGTGAGATCGCGTCCTCGAAGCTGATAAAGGCTAAGCTACCAGTGTTTTCTGTTGAAATAGGAAGAGTCTTGAAGAAAGCAGCTTTTTAAGATACTGGTAAGTTGTCCAACCAAGCTAACTTTTGTGTTTCGAGCTAACAGGCTAATTCGCGACCTGTTGTTGAATAGCAGCAAATGGATGCCTTTAAACCACAGGCCGCGTAGGCACTTATGTgctgtttgatttaaaaaggcAGGAATTATGACCGTTGTCGTAGCCAACCAACGGGTTGCTAATGAATGGAAATATTTCGTTCATTGTAACAAATATCTTTAGCTCTGAATGCTACCTTACCTGATGAAAATAGCGCACTGTTAGCGTATAATGCTAACGAAGTTAGCAAGTGGACGGGGTCTGGGTCTTTTAATGAATGTCtttgtgatatattttttttaacttttaaaattgtgtaaaaCAAGCTTTGCTACAGTGTAAATAGTACTGTACAATTAATCTgtatatgacaaaatatgttttacatCTTAAATGTATATCTTTTAATTACTCCACTCAGTTTTTGCCCAACCTGTTTGGTAACATGCCATGTACTCTGGATGCCTGTTTATCTCACACTGGATTCGAATATTTACAGCAGCAGCATGCAGATGTGAAGTCAGACATCAGAGACCCCTACTACCATTGTACTCCTGGACTGGTGACATTCCCCCATCATTATCATACATGAGGAGAGGGGAGAAACCCGAAGGACACAGGCAGATGAGACCCAAGACATTCCCTGCCAGCAACTACAGTGGCAACAGCCAACAAATGCTGCAGGAGATACGAAACAGCCTGCGCAACTTGTCCAAACCCTCTGACCCACCTAAAGTGGACATCGGTGGACAAGGGAAAATGAACTTTGAAGATCCAAGGCAACAGGGACGCAGTAGTAACTCTAAACACCCCTACCATAAGGCCTTACAACAGATCCGCAAGTCTCTGGTGCCTTTTGAAGTGAGCGGTTCGTTGAACAGTGAGTCCAACACTTCAAGCCCAGATCCTAACAAGTCAATGTTAGAATCTTCAAGTGCTGGGTTTGAGGAGGTAAGAGGAGTGTTTATGTGTCAGTCTtggctttcttcttttttgtttttttgttttggtttttgacTGACAGATACCTTTCAGTTATGAAGGACTGCGATAGGGCTGTCATTCTACTCATACTTTAGTAATTGAGGGTAATCACCTAGTGCACATTGTTTAGAAGGGaattttttagaaaatgtcagGTATGCAGAGTGAAGTGACAAGCTGGTGAAGTTAACAATACAGACATTTTACATTTGACATCTGCTGTTGGCTTGACTGAGTGTATGCAGTGCAGGAATGAAGCTGCACTGTGTAGTGCAATTTTGTTAAATTTCACAAAATTATTAGGTAAAATGTGACATGcagaaataatttgtttatgTCAAGTAAAATCATCTTCCTCCCTTCACATGTGAGGATTTAATGGATCAGTTTTAGGTAATTGATTTAAACTGTTGCACAACCAAAAGGATAAGTGGAAAGAAATAACCTCAGGCTAATTTACGTGAGTGtttagaaaaaatattgatCCTTTATTGAATATCCTTAGAGCAACCTATTCCTCTTTGATTGCCCAGTCAcagttgttctgtttttgtctcaAGCCAAGCAGCAGCCGCCGTGTCGGGGCCACTTCAGATTATGTAGTAAAGGTGAACTACCAGGAGTCAATGAGGGAGCAGATGGCTGTTGGCAACCCCAGCTCTTCGGGCCTGAAAGCACCAGGTATTTAAACAATTGTCTGGTATTGATATtggttctctttttttctttttttttttttattgtatccAACCTTTGTATTATTGGCACAATTTAGAACACCTGTTCAAAAGAAATTGTATTATATGGTGATATAGAGTATGAATTACTGCATCTCTAAATGTAATTATTGAAACAAAAGGTATTTGCTTTTCATTCATAGTAGCAGTTACATAGCATGCATGGAGGGAAAATAATTATACACCGTAGAGAAACTTAAAAGAAATTGTTACTTTATACATTTCAAGTTGTTGCACAAATAATATCTTTATTATGGCATGTTAAAAAAGCATACAAAGTTAATAACTGGGTATTAGGAACATGATTCTTTAGTCAGAAACAGTTTTCTGACATTTaacaaatgttctttttttcttgtttagaccttttttatttccaatttTAGAAAGGCTTTTTGTGTTTCCTCTTTTGTATATATAGGGACTTCTCATATACAGGCTGTGCTGCGAAGGCCAAGCTGGAAAGGCTCTAAGGAGTCTCTGGCTCCTCGACATGGTCCTATCCTGGTGGATGGAATGATGTATCACACAGATGGCCCTGGACCACCTCCTGCCTTTTCTCAAGGTCACCCTGCTAACAGCCAGAGAGTCAACCCTCCGCTACCACCTCAGATGCGCAGTGTCACACCTCCACCAAACCGCGGTGCTATGCCTCCTGCATCATCCTGGGACAGCAACCCATCAACCAAGCGCTACTCTGGAAATATGGATTACCTTCCACCTCGTATCTCTCCAGTGCCCCAAGGAGCCTGGCCTGATGCGTACCCAACTTCAGCACCTCAGAATCAGCGGGGGATGAGTCCAGCTCCTGTGGGTCACCAGCCCATCATAATGCAAAACTCTGGGGGGAATAAGTTCATCTTCCCCTCCAGCTGGACTCAGAATGGCACACCTCAGCCAGACTACATGTCTGGGGGCAACAGACAGCCCCCTCCTCCTTACCCTGTCAATCAGAGTAGCCGGCACAGTCCCACAGACCAGCAAGCAGGAGGACCTGCATCTTCACCTTCTTATGTTAATGGTGGAAGCATCCCTCAATCTATGATGGTTCCTAACCGGAACAGCCACAACCTTGACCTGTACAGCATAGGCCCTCCTCAGTCCTGGTCCCAGACTCCCCTAGCTTCAAATCAGCCTCAGTCTTCTTCTGGTACTAGCAGCAATCAGGACCTGTCGCCATCGTGGCAGCACAACATGCCAGTTCGCTCTAACTCTTTCAACAACCACCAGCTCAGTGGTAGAGCTGCTCACCCAACCAGTTCGCAGCCCTCTGCCACCACAGTCACTGCCATCACACAGGCCCCCATCCTGCAGCCAGTGAAGAGCATGCGTGTCCAGAAACCTGAGCTACACACTGCAGTAGCTCCTACACATCCTCCATGGATGCAGCAGGTTACATCATCTTCAGCTGCACCTGCTTACCCAGAACCTTCACCTCAAGTCCCTCAGATCCCTGTAGTAGCAGAGGCACCCAGTTATCAAGGTCCCCCTCCACCCTACCCGAAGcacctcctccagcagcaggcTGCACCCTCTCCTCCAACATACGATGCAGGGGCCAGTAAGTCTACTGAGgaggagagcagcagcagcagtgacaaCTGCAGGGAGAAAGCATCAGAGTGCCCTGAAAGCACCGCAGCAGTAGAGAAGGAGAGGAAGCAGATCACAACTTCACCTGTTCCCGTTCGCCGTAACAAGAAAGATGAGGAGCCCAGAGGAGAGTCTGGAAGAGTTCCTTTGTACTCTCCACAAGCCTTCAAGTTCTTCATGGAGCAACATGTAGAAAATATCCTGAAGAACCATCAGCAGAGGATTCGAAGGAGGAAGCAACTAGAGAGCGAGATGCAGAGGGTGAGAACATCAGTAGATGACTTTTCTAGCTAGTTCTAATGTAACTGTTccactttttgctattttcctgACCTTTTTTCTGTCATACTTTGTCATCACTGGATTGTCTTCTCTgatctttttcttgtagttttacttttttcttaactgttctttctctttctctctcccctCACTGTGACTAACAGCTGATCTAAAAGGTAAAGGTTTCTCTGCTGTCCTGTGACACAGAACAGCCAACATACATCAGCTGTTTAAGTAAGATGTTAAGAGTCTGTTTATATTTTGAATGTACTGCATCTCATGGAAGCATGTCACCCTGTGTGACTGAAGAAAACGCATGACACCCCACGACCTCCATCATACTGACTGACACACAGCttgtgcatttttgtttgtgtaaaattATAATTAACACTTAGAAAAGATGatattgttaattatttttaaaaaaaatatatatacacattttgcAGTGATTTGTCTAATTTCCATCAATTTTatcatctgtttcttttcatggcATTTATATCTAACCAGAAATGCACAGTTTTCCGGTTTTTGGTGTGTGTTGTGTACAACTGTTGatttttgactttttgtttttttctcaggtGGGTTTGTCTTCAGATGCTCAAGAGCAAATGCGTATGATGCTCTGTCAGAAGGAGTCCAACTACATTCGGCTGAAGCGTGCAAAGATGGATAAGTCCATGTTTAAACGAATCAAGACACTTGGCATTGGAGCATTTGGTGAGGTGTGCTTGTCAAGAAAAGAGGACACGGGATCGCTGTACGCCATGAAGACGCTACGCAAGAAGGATGTGCTGCTGAGGAACCAGGTGGCTCACGTTAAGGCTGAGAGGGACATACTGGCTGAGGCAGACAACGAATGGGTAGTGCGTCTTTACTACTCTTTCCAAGACAAGGACAACTTGTACTTTGTCATGGAGTACATTCCTGGAGGGGACATGATGAGCCTTCTTATCCGGCTTGGCATCTTTAAAGAAGAGCTGGCTCAGTTTTACATCGCAGAGCTCACATGTGCTGTGGAAAGTGTTCACAAGATGGGTTTCATCCACAGAGACATCAAGCCTGACAACATCCTCATAGACCGAGATGGACACATAAAGCTTACTGATTTTGGTCTCTGTACTGGTTTTCGCTGGACCCATGACTCCAAGTATTACCAGAGTGGTGAGTATCAGCTTTTATTACAGttcacacatatataaaaataatatcgCCCTGAAGGTATAACTGTTCTAAGAATGTATCAAAGCCTGcagtaaattttttttagtttagttttgatttttagaagtttttaagCAACTGGAAAAGGATAGTCTATTAAAGATGTGAGGAATTCCTTTGAAGGATGCCTCCTGGTTGCCTCCCCTTGGAGGTTTTATGGGCATGCCCTACCTGTAGCCCGCCCTGGAGAAGAACCTAGAATTTGCTAGAAGGTTCTCTTCTGGCTTGGGAACACCTCCGGATCCCCCAGAACAAGCTAGAGAGTGTAACTGGGGAGAGGGGTATCTGAATTTCCTTCTGAACTTGTTGCCCCCGCAACCTGACCTTGGATAAGCAGTAGAAATGGAAGGAAAGATGCAAATATTTGGCAATATTCCTTTTATAAATTGTAGTCCACTAAAATTTAAATAGGTCCAGTTAGAGAAAACCTTTGGAGCCAAGGTCCAGGAGATCATAATGACTGTTTA
The sequence above is drawn from the Melanotaenia boesemani isolate fMelBoe1 chromosome 22, fMelBoe1.pri, whole genome shotgun sequence genome and encodes:
- the nup43 gene encoding nucleoporin Nup43, which gives rise to MESINAKYVSQKISKTRWRPVSYSNLQQPDIFATGSWDNEDNKISIWSIGGNGTSGLEDEFEGDPRLLCDHKHDGDVLDLQFLDQDRIVTASSTGAVTIFRHHQNSQTISVSQKWARAHRYPSDNAPCTGVACNSPEIVSVGEDGRITIFRADQEEVIRVIENADSSTIHAVTYLRTTDILTVNSIGQLKLWDLRKQSTSPSQILSLSGERVPLHCVDKHPNQQHIVATGGQDGMLCVWDVRQGNTPFSLMEAHSAEMWEVHFHPTNPDHLFTCSEDGSLLHWETSSHSDMPSFLQGGRNNSMISRSAMAPAGGNQSLISAWLSGDSSKGRLETTHMLPSQTLSVNSLDVLGPCLVCGTDGEAIFVNRQVPV
- the lats1 gene encoding serine/threonine-protein kinase LATS1 isoform X2 codes for the protein MRRGEKPEGHRQMRPKTFPASNYSGNSQQMLQEIRNSLRNLSKPSDPPKVDIGGQGKMNFEDPRQQGRSSNSKHPYHKALQQIRKSLVPFEVSGSLNSESNTSSPDPNKSMLESSSAGFEEPSSSRRVGATSDYVVKVNYQESMREQMAVGNPSSSGLKAPGTSHIQAVLRRPSWKGSKESLAPRHGPILVDGMMYHTDGPGPPPAFSQGHPANSQRVNPPLPPQMRSVTPPPNRGAMPPASSWDSNPSTKRYSGNMDYLPPRISPVPQGAWPDAYPTSAPQNQRGMSPAPVGHQPIIMQNSGGNKFIFPSSWTQNGTPQPDYMSGGNRQPPPPYPVNQSSRHSPTDQQAGGPASSPSYVNGGSIPQSMMVPNRNSHNLDLYSIGPPQSWSQTPLASNQPQSSSGTSSNQDLSPSWQHNMPVRSNSFNNHQLSGRAAHPTSSQPSATTVTAITQAPILQPVKSMRVQKPELHTAVAPTHPPWMQQVTSSSAAPAYPEPSPQVPQIPVVAEAPSYQGPPPPYPKHLLQQQAAPSPPTYDAGASKSTEEESSSSSDNCREKASECPESTAAVEKERKQITTSPVPVRRNKKDEEPRGESGRVPLYSPQAFKFFMEQHVENILKNHQQRIRRRKQLESEMQRLI
- the lats1 gene encoding serine/threonine-protein kinase LATS1 isoform X1, with the protein product MRRGEKPEGHRQMRPKTFPASNYSGNSQQMLQEIRNSLRNLSKPSDPPKVDIGGQGKMNFEDPRQQGRSSNSKHPYHKALQQIRKSLVPFEVSGSLNSESNTSSPDPNKSMLESSSAGFEEPSSSRRVGATSDYVVKVNYQESMREQMAVGNPSSSGLKAPGTSHIQAVLRRPSWKGSKESLAPRHGPILVDGMMYHTDGPGPPPAFSQGHPANSQRVNPPLPPQMRSVTPPPNRGAMPPASSWDSNPSTKRYSGNMDYLPPRISPVPQGAWPDAYPTSAPQNQRGMSPAPVGHQPIIMQNSGGNKFIFPSSWTQNGTPQPDYMSGGNRQPPPPYPVNQSSRHSPTDQQAGGPASSPSYVNGGSIPQSMMVPNRNSHNLDLYSIGPPQSWSQTPLASNQPQSSSGTSSNQDLSPSWQHNMPVRSNSFNNHQLSGRAAHPTSSQPSATTVTAITQAPILQPVKSMRVQKPELHTAVAPTHPPWMQQVTSSSAAPAYPEPSPQVPQIPVVAEAPSYQGPPPPYPKHLLQQQAAPSPPTYDAGASKSTEEESSSSSDNCREKASECPESTAAVEKERKQITTSPVPVRRNKKDEEPRGESGRVPLYSPQAFKFFMEQHVENILKNHQQRIRRRKQLESEMQRVGLSSDAQEQMRMMLCQKESNYIRLKRAKMDKSMFKRIKTLGIGAFGEVCLSRKEDTGSLYAMKTLRKKDVLLRNQVAHVKAERDILAEADNEWVVRLYYSFQDKDNLYFVMEYIPGGDMMSLLIRLGIFKEELAQFYIAELTCAVESVHKMGFIHRDIKPDNILIDRDGHIKLTDFGLCTGFRWTHDSKYYQSGDHVRQDSMDFSKEWEDAANCRCTDRLKPLERRKARQHQRCLAHSLVGTPNYIAPEVLLRTGYTQLCDWWSVGVILYEMVVGQPPFFANTPLETQLKVINWKSTLHIPPQAKLSPEASDLIVKLCRGPEDRLGKNGADEIKANPFFKSIDFSNDLRQQVAPYIPTIAHSTDTSNFDPVDPDKLRSSDSENNHNDTLNGWFRNGKHPEHAFYEFTFRRFFDDNGHPYSCPKPIEYEGYDEDEADSEGVAQETATQGRDLVYV